One stretch of Methylopila sp. 73B DNA includes these proteins:
- a CDS encoding DNA-directed RNA polymerase subunit alpha: protein MTKGAVVIQKNWQDLIKPNKLEVAPGGDGKRSATMVAEPLERGFGLTLGNALRRILLSSLQGAAVTSVHIDGVLHEFSSIPGVREDVTDIVLNIKDIAIKMQGEGPKRMVLRKQGPGQVVAGDIQVVGDVQILNPELALCTLDEGAEIRMEFTVDTGKGYVPADRNRPEDAPIGLIPVDSLYSPVKKVSYRVENTREGQILDYDKLTLTVETNGSISPDDAVAYAARILQDQLEVFVNFEEPKKESVQSAIPELAFNPALLKKVDELELSVRSANCLKNDNIVYIGDLIQKTEAEMLRTPNFGRKSLNEIKEVLAQMGLHLGMEVGGWPPDNIDELAKRFEEHY from the coding sequence CTGACGAAGGGTGCAGTCGTGATCCAGAAGAATTGGCAAGACCTGATCAAGCCGAACAAGCTTGAGGTCGCCCCCGGGGGCGACGGCAAGCGCTCTGCGACGATGGTCGCGGAGCCGCTCGAGCGTGGGTTCGGCCTCACGCTCGGCAACGCGCTGCGCCGCATCCTGCTGTCGTCGCTCCAGGGCGCGGCGGTGACCTCGGTGCACATCGACGGCGTTCTCCACGAGTTCTCGTCGATCCCGGGCGTCCGTGAGGACGTGACGGACATCGTCCTGAACATCAAGGACATCGCTATCAAGATGCAGGGCGAGGGTCCGAAGCGCATGGTCCTGCGCAAGCAGGGCCCCGGTCAGGTCGTGGCGGGCGACATCCAGGTCGTCGGCGACGTCCAGATCCTGAACCCGGAGCTGGCGCTCTGCACCCTCGACGAGGGCGCCGAGATCCGCATGGAGTTCACCGTCGACACCGGCAAGGGCTACGTCCCCGCGGACCGCAACCGCCCTGAGGATGCGCCGATCGGCCTGATCCCGGTCGACAGCCTGTACTCGCCCGTGAAGAAGGTCTCCTACCGCGTCGAGAATACGCGCGAAGGCCAGATCCTCGACTACGACAAGCTGACGCTGACCGTCGAGACCAACGGCTCGATCTCGCCGGACGACGCGGTGGCCTACGCCGCCCGCATCCTCCAGGACCAGCTCGAGGTGTTCGTCAACTTCGAGGAGCCGAAGAAGGAAAGCGTCCAGTCCGCGATCCCGGAGCTCGCCTTCAACCCGGCGCTGCTCAAGAAGGTCGACGAGCTGGAGCTGTCGGTCCGTTCGGCGAACTGCCTGAAGAACGACAACATCGTCTACATCGGCGACCTGATCCAGAAGACCGAGGCCGAGATGCTCCGGACCCCGAACTTCGGCCGCAAGTCGTTGAACGAGATCAAGGAAGTGCTGGCGCAGATGGGTCTCCATCTCGGCATGGAAGTCGGCGGCTGGCCGCCGGACAACATCGACGAGCTCGCCAAGCGTTTCGAAGAACACTACTGA
- the rpsK gene encoding 30S ribosomal protein S11, whose translation MAKEAQRIRRRERKNIASGVAHVNATFNNTMITITDAQGNTVSWSSAGAQGFKGSRKSTPYAAQVAAEDAAKKAAEHGMRTLEVEVSGPGSGRESALRALQAAGFMVTSIRDVTPIPHNGCRPRKRRRV comes from the coding sequence ATGGCCAAGGAAGCCCAGCGCATTCGCCGCCGCGAGCGCAAGAACATCGCGTCGGGCGTCGCCCACGTGAACGCGACGTTCAACAACACGATGATCACGATCACCGACGCGCAGGGCAACACTGTGTCCTGGTCGTCCGCCGGCGCGCAGGGCTTCAAGGGCTCGCGCAAGTCGACCCCCTACGCCGCGCAGGTCGCGGCCGAGGACGCGGCGAAGAAGGCCGCCGAGCACGGCATGCGCACGCTCGAAGTCGAAGTGTCGGGTCCGGGTTCCGGGCGCGAGTCGGCTCTCCGCGCGCTCCAGGCCGCCGGCTTCATGGTGACGTCGATCCGCGACGTGACGCCGATCCCGCACAACGGTTGCCGGCCGCGGAAGCGTCGTCGCGTCTGA
- the rplQ gene encoding 50S ribosomal protein L17 — protein sequence MHGKRGRRFNRLQSHRKAMFANLALSLIEHEQIVTTLPKAKDLRPVVEKLVTLAKRGDLHARRQAIAELRHIPTVRKLFETIGPRYSARNGGYLRILKAGFRHGDNAPVAVIEFVDRDVDAKGKSDRARAEAESAAA from the coding sequence ATGCACGGCAAGCGGGGTCGCCGCTTCAACCGGCTGCAGAGCCACCGCAAGGCGATGTTCGCCAACCTTGCGCTGTCGCTGATCGAGCACGAGCAGATCGTCACCACCCTGCCCAAGGCGAAGGACCTGCGTCCGGTCGTCGAGAAGCTGGTGACGCTCGCCAAGCGGGGCGACCTGCACGCCCGTCGCCAGGCGATCGCCGAGCTCCGTCACATCCCGACGGTGCGCAAGCTGTTCGAGACGATCGGCCCGCGCTACAGCGCGCGCAACGGCGGCTACCTGCGCATCCTGAAGGCCGGCTTCCGGCACGGCGACAATGCGCCGGTCGCCGTGATCGAGTTCGTCGACCGCGACGTGGACGCCAAGGGCAAGTCCGACCGGGCCCGCGCCGAGGCGGAGAGCGCCGCGGCCTGA